A region of Dioscorea cayenensis subsp. rotundata cultivar TDr96_F1 chromosome 5, TDr96_F1_v2_PseudoChromosome.rev07_lg8_w22 25.fasta, whole genome shotgun sequence DNA encodes the following proteins:
- the LOC120259878 gene encoding brassinosteroid LRR receptor kinase BRL1-like yields MEFFAFLFLSLLMLLSSSSSSSMAQSNEVSALMAFKQISIERDPNGFLNSWSNTSNGSSNSPCSWTGVFCSVSTGNVLSLNLSSMGLSGRLFLDPLMDLPTLQILDLHGNSFHGNLSYSTTNASSLPCNLQTVNLSSNNFSETITGDFLASCSALVSLNLSTNSISGAVFPLKPSLQFLDMSRNMISDHSLLNLSLTTCNSLSYLNFSDNKLAGELIGFSSSSSSCANNNLTVIDLSYNLISGAMPPEFVSVSLKQLDLSHNNFSGEFSVYEFGSCERLENLDLSFNGLNGSGLPPSLSNCRQLKILDVSGNNLDSGIPSAIWNSLSNLQILSLANNEFSGKIPHELGDICGSLVKLDLSGNKLTGELPPTFLGCSSLQSLNLGNNQLSGGFIVSVVSAIPSLRTLHLPFNNITGPVPLLSLSNCTLLQVIDLGSNEFSKGIPTGFCSSLPNLQKLLLPNNFLSGPVPSELGSCTNLTRIDLSFNELTGSIPLEIWRLPKLVDLVMWANKLTGDIPDVLCENSDSLQTLILSFNEITGSIPESLTKCLNLIWVSLSGNKLVGGIPNTISNLQNLAILQLASNSLSGEIPTEIGSCQNLIWLDLYSNSISGPIPPSLASQSGMITPGIVSGKQFAFLRNEAGNICPGSGVLFEFEGIRPERLANFALVHSCPTTRIYTGTTVYSYTKNGSMIYLDLSYNFLMGTIPENFGTMKYLQVLNLGHNQLTGTIPESLGGMKMAMALDLSNNHLTGFIPGSLGTLTFLSDLDVSNNNLTGPIPTSGQLTTFPASRYDNNSGLCGVPLPPCSTHPNNNASDQSHANKSRRFFGGSVIIAVSLAVLIIILLMLALYKLKKHQEIEVQRAAGYVESLPTSGTASWKLSGVLEPLSINVAAFEKPLRKLTFAHLLEATNGFCPGSLIGSGGFGEVYKAKLRDGSVVAVKKLIHVTGQGDREFMAEMETIGKIKHRNLVPLLGYCKVGDERLLVYEYMKFGSLDVVLHDKTKGGTKLDWAARKKIAVGSARGLAFLHHSCIPHIIHRDMKSSNVLLDENLEARVSDFGMARLMNALDTHLSVSTLAGTPGYVPPEYYQSFRCTTKGDVYSFGVVLLELLSGKKPIDPLDFGDNNLVGWVKQMMKEDKSTEIFDPELMISKSGESELYQYLKIACECLDDRPFKRPTMIQVMAMFKELQMDNTDSDFLDGLYIGRSSTIDESREKAP; encoded by the coding sequence ATGGAATTCTTTGCttttctcttcctttcactcTTGATGctcttgtcttcttcttcttcttcttcaatggctCAATCTAATGAAGTTTCTGCTTTGATGGCATTCAAGCAAATATCAATAGAAAGAGACCCCAATGGATTCTTGAATAGTTGGAGCAACACCAGCAATGGTTCTTCGAATTCTCCATGTTCTTGGACTGGAGTTTTTTGCTCTGTGTCCACTGGTAATGTCCTCAGTCTCAATCTCAGTAGCATGGGTCTCTCTGGGAGGTTGTTCTTAGATCCTCTAATGGATTTACCAACTCTCCAAATCCTTGATCTTCATGGCAATTCATTTCATGGCAATCTCTCTTACAGCACCACCAATGCCTCATCTCTTCCTTGTAACTTACAAACTGTGAACTTATCATCAAATAACTTCTCTGAAACCATCACCGGGGATTTCTTAGCCTCTTGTTCAGCATTGGTGTCACTGAATTTGTCAACGAATTCAATCTCCGGTGCTGTTTTTCCTTTGAAGCCTTCTCTTCAATTTCTTGACATGTCTCGCAATATGATTTCAGACCACAGCCTATTGAACTTATCATTGACAACTTGCAACAGCTTGAGTTACCTCAACTTCTCTGATAACAAGCTTGCCGGAGAGCTAAtcggtttttcttcttcttcttcttcttgtgctAATAATAATCTCACAGTTATTGATTTGTCTTACAATCTTATATCCGGTGCGATGCCGCCGGAGTTTGTATCGGTCTCTTTGAAACAACTAGACTTGTCACACAACAATTTCTCCGGCGAGTTCTCAGTCTATGAGTTTGGTTCATGTGAGAGGCTTGAGAATCTTGATCTGTCATTCAATGGTTTGAATGGTTCCGGTCTGCCGCCGAGTTTATCAAACTGCAGGCAGCTAAAGATACTCGATGTGTCTGGTAATAATCTCGACAGTGGTATCCCTTCTGCAATCTGGAACAGCCTCAGCAATCTACAAATTCTTTCTTTGGCCAACAATGAATTCTCTGGGAAAATCCCACATGAACTAGGTGATATATGCGGGAGCCTTGTCAAGCTTGATCTCTCTGGCAATAAGCTCACCGGAGAATTACCACCGACTTTCCTTGGATGTTCTTCGCTTCAAAGTTTGAATCTTGGAAACAATCAGCTCTCAGGAGGCTTCATTGTGAGTGTAGTTAGCGCCATTCCATCACTGAGGACACTGCATCTTCCTTTCAACAACATTACTGGTCCTGTACCATTGCTGTCTCTTTCCAACTGCACATTGCTTCAAGTCATTGATCTTGGATCAAATGAATTCTCTAAAGGAATTCCAACAGGTTTCTGTTCATCACTTCCTAATCTTCAGAAGCTATTACTGCCAAACAACTTCCTATCAGGCCCTGTGCCATCAGAGCTTGGTTCATGTACTAATCTCACAAGGATTGATCTTAGCTTCAATGAGCTAACTGGTTCTATTCCTTTAGAGATTTGGCGACTCCCTAAGCTTGTGGACTTGGTCATGTGGGCAAACAAGCTCACTGGAGATATACCAGATGTTCTCTGTGAAAACAGTGATAGCTTACAGACTCTGATCCTAAGCTTCAATGAGATCACCGGAAGCATTCCGGAATCTTTAACCAAGTGTTTGAATCTGATATGGGTGTCACTCTCTGGCAATAAGCTTGTTGGAGGAATACCAAACACTATCAGCAATCTGCAAAACCTTGCCATTCTTCAATTGGCAAGTAATTCGCTCTCCGGGGAGATACCGACAGAGATCGGAAGCTGCCAGAATCTCATCTGGCTAGACTTGTACAGCAATAGTATCAGTGGACCAATACCACCTTCACTCGCATCGCAGAGTGGGATGATAACACCCGGCATTGTCTCCGGTAAGCAGTTTGCATTCCTTAGGAATGAAGCAGGGAACATTTGCCCAGGTTCAGGTGTGCTCTTCGAGTTTGAAGGAATACGGCCGGAGAGGCTGGCTAACTTTGCATTGGTGCATTCCTGCCCAACAACAAGGATTTACACCGGCACAACTGTATACTCTTATACAAAAAATGGCAGCATGATCTACCTTGACCTCTCCTACAACTTCCTCATGGGAACAATACCGGAGAATTTTGGCACAATGAAGTACTTGCAGGTACTCAACTTGGGGCACAACCAGCTCACTGGAACAATACCGGAATCCTTAGGTGGTATGAAGATGGCAATGGCATTGGATCTATCTAACAATCACTTGACAGGTTTCATCCCAGGATCATTAGGAACACTCACATTCCTCAGTGATTTGGATGTCTCTAACAACAACCTCACTGGGCCAATTCCTACATCTGGCCAGCTTACTACATTCCCGGCTTCACGATATGATAACAATTCCGGCCTCTGCGGAGTCCCCTTGCCGCCCTGCAGTACTCATCCTAATAACAATGCCTCTGATCAGTCTCATGCCAATAAAAGTAGGCGGTTTTTCGGCGGCAGCGTTATCATTGCTGTTTCGTTAGCAGTTCTCATCATAATTCTGCTTATGTTAGCTCTTTACAAGTTGAAGAAACATCAAGAGATTGAAGTGCAGAGGGCAGCAGGTTATGTCGAGAGCCTCCCGACGTCCGGAACAGCTAGTTGGAAGCTTTCTGGTGTGCTAGAGCCTCTGAGTATCAATGTTGCTGCTTTTGAAAAGCCATTGAGGAAGCTAACCTTTGCTCACCTGCTAGAAGCCACCAATGGCTTCTGCCCTGGAAGTTTGATCGGCTCCGGTGGCTTCGGAGAAGTCTACAAAGCCAAACTTAGAGATGGTTCAGTTGTTGCAGTGAAGAAACTCATCCATGTTACAGGCCAAGGAGACAGAGAATTCATGGCAGAGATGGAAACCATTGGGAAAATCAAGCATAGAAATCTTGTCCCCCTATTAGGCTACTGCAAAGTTGGGGATGAGAGGCTCTTGGTGTATGAGTACATGAAGTTTGGGAGCTTGGATGTTGTCCTCCATGATAAGACCAAGGGAGGCACCAAACTAGATTGGGCAGCAAGGAAGAAGATCGCTGTTGGTTCGGCGAGGGGCCTTGCCTTCCTCCATCATAGCTGCATTCCTCATATCATTCACCGCGACATGAAATCAAGCAATGTATTGCTTGATGAGAATTTGGAAGCCAGAGTATCGGATTTCGGCATGGCTCGTCTAATGAATGCGCTCGATACTCATCTTAGTGTCAGCACACTTGCAGGAACACCAGGCTATGTGCCACCTGAGTACTATCAGAGTTTTCGGTGTACTACTAAAGGTGATGTCTATAGTTTCGGTGTCGTACTCTTGGAATTGTTGTCAGGGAAGAAACCGATCGATCCATTAGATTTCGGAGACAATAATCTTGTTGGCTGGGTGAAGCAGATGATGAAGGAGGATAAGAGCACTGAGATTTTCGATCCCGAATTGATGATAAGCAAGTCCGGAGAGAGTGAGCTGTACCAGTATCTGAAGATTGCTTGTGAATGCTTGGATGATAGACCTTTCAAGAGGCCAACAATGATTCAAGTGATGGCCATGTTCAAAGAGCTCCAGATGGATAATACTGACAGTGATTTCCTCGATGGTCTGTACATCGGTAGAAGCAGCACCATCGATGAATCCAGGGAGAAAGCaccatga